From the Oleiphilus messinensis genome, one window contains:
- a CDS encoding ABC transporter substrate-binding protein, with product MIWKRLAGAGTRSSALLIALLMSVVVGADEAQDRVATAKKWIEQEFRVSTLSPEEQLKELQWFIKAAEPYRGMTIHVVSERIDTHWYEASTLARAFREITGINVVHELTGEDDLVKKLQVQMETGQNLYDAYINDSDLIGTHYRYQEVLPLSDYILAEGADITLPTLDLDDFIGLSFVTAPDGKLYQLPDQQFANLYWYRHDWFSRPDLKKQFKRRFGYELDVPRNWSAYEDIADFFTNHVKNLDGQRVYGHMDYARVDPSLGWRMSDAWLSMAGAGDTGLPNGFPVDEWGIRVIGCQPVGASVERGGALNGPAAIYAVNRFIDWLDQYAPPEARSLNFTEAGEWVGKGQIAQQIFWYTAFTAAVSKPGLPVMNPDGTPKWRIAPSPHGAYWDEGMKLGYQDAGSWTLMKNTPPKRRDAAWLYAQFTVSKTVSLQKTLKGLTPIRNSDLMSDAMSKKAPYLGGFVEFYRSRSRDIWTPTGTNVPNYPRLSVLWWKHVSLALVGKLTTVQAMNSLANAMDDELSYIASRHSMICKPVLNELKSQEYWLQQPGAPKAKRDEKPPGETWTYEEAIRAWD from the coding sequence ATGATCTGGAAACGGTTGGCAGGTGCAGGCACTCGGTCTTCAGCGCTATTAATCGCCTTGTTGATGTCTGTTGTCGTTGGTGCAGATGAAGCACAGGATCGTGTGGCTACGGCGAAAAAATGGATCGAGCAGGAGTTTCGTGTTTCGACCTTGAGTCCTGAGGAGCAGCTCAAGGAATTACAGTGGTTTATCAAGGCTGCTGAACCCTACCGTGGCATGACTATTCATGTTGTTTCTGAGCGAATTGATACCCACTGGTATGAAGCCAGTACCCTGGCCAGAGCGTTCCGGGAGATTACCGGCATTAATGTTGTCCACGAGTTAACCGGTGAGGATGACTTGGTCAAGAAGCTCCAGGTGCAGATGGAAACCGGACAAAATCTTTATGATGCCTACATAAATGACAGCGACCTTATCGGAACACACTATCGCTATCAGGAAGTGTTGCCGCTCTCGGATTATATACTGGCAGAAGGCGCAGATATCACCCTGCCAACACTGGATCTAGATGATTTTATCGGTTTGAGTTTTGTTACAGCTCCGGACGGAAAACTCTATCAACTGCCGGATCAACAATTTGCCAACCTTTACTGGTACCGACACGACTGGTTCAGTCGGCCTGATTTGAAAAAACAGTTTAAACGGCGTTTTGGCTACGAGCTGGATGTGCCGAGAAACTGGTCTGCCTACGAAGATATTGCTGATTTTTTTACCAATCACGTTAAAAACCTTGATGGTCAGCGGGTCTATGGACATATGGATTACGCGCGCGTTGATCCTTCATTGGGCTGGCGTATGTCTGACGCCTGGTTGTCCATGGCCGGTGCCGGGGATACCGGGTTGCCGAACGGATTTCCTGTGGACGAATGGGGGATTCGGGTGATTGGTTGCCAGCCAGTCGGAGCCAGTGTTGAGCGCGGTGGTGCACTGAATGGTCCGGCAGCGATTTATGCGGTAAACCGTTTTATCGACTGGCTGGATCAATACGCGCCGCCCGAGGCACGATCACTCAATTTTACGGAAGCGGGAGAGTGGGTTGGTAAAGGTCAGATTGCACAGCAGATTTTCTGGTATACCGCCTTTACTGCGGCTGTATCCAAGCCAGGCCTGCCGGTTATGAATCCTGATGGTACGCCAAAATGGCGTATCGCGCCGTCTCCCCATGGTGCATATTGGGATGAAGGCATGAAACTGGGCTATCAGGATGCGGGTTCCTGGACCTTAATGAAAAATACGCCTCCGAAACGGCGCGATGCGGCATGGTTGTACGCGCAATTCACTGTTTCCAAAACCGTTTCGTTGCAAAAAACCTTGAAGGGGTTAACGCCCATTCGAAACTCGGATCTGATGTCGGACGCAATGAGCAAAAAAGCACCTTACCTGGGTGGCTTTGTTGAATTCTATCGAAGTCGTAGTCGCGACATCTGGACCCCGACCGGAACCAATGTACCTAATTATCCCCGATTGTCAGTCTTGTGGTGGAAGCATGTTTCCCTGGCGCTTGTGGGTAAGTTGACTACGGTGCAGGCGATGAATAGTCTTGCGAATGCAATGGATGATGAGTTGAGCTACATCGCCTCCCGGCATTCGATGATCTGTAAACCTGTACTCAATGAACTGAAATCCCAGGAATACTGGTTGCAACAACCGGGCGCGCCTAAAGCGAAGCGCGATGAAAAGCCTCCCGGAGAAACCTGGACCTATGAGGAGGCGATCCGAGCATGGGACTGA
- a CDS encoding substrate-binding periplasmic protein yields MGLKLWFNPVNWQLLRLVGLFLFFIPFQVNAERLSLVTFLERPLVENVDGKPAGVVVDVVSEMMRRAGMDYNIQLVPPKRALMVAQRTQHHCVFPIERSQEREVFFHWVRPVLISRHGLYSAPDRPIRLQTLSDVQPYVIGSFLGSGVGEYLESFGYTLDYASRNELNIAKLQKRRIDLWASDVLSATYLARENNVKLNDPELIFFTTVRAMACNLDTDATLIDHLQVVLTGMYRDGTVDKLTKSAQAPR; encoded by the coding sequence ATGGGACTGAAATTGTGGTTTAATCCTGTGAATTGGCAGTTGCTGCGACTGGTTGGCCTGTTCTTGTTTTTTATCCCGTTTCAGGTGAATGCCGAGCGTCTCAGTCTGGTAACCTTTCTGGAGCGTCCGCTGGTGGAGAACGTGGATGGCAAACCGGCCGGGGTAGTGGTTGATGTGGTGTCTGAAATGATGCGTCGAGCGGGTATGGATTACAATATCCAGCTAGTGCCGCCCAAGCGGGCCCTGATGGTCGCCCAGAGAACCCAGCATCACTGTGTATTTCCAATTGAGCGGAGCCAGGAGCGTGAGGTTTTTTTCCATTGGGTTCGTCCGGTATTAATTTCCCGCCATGGGCTGTACAGTGCGCCAGACCGACCGATTCGATTGCAAACCCTCTCGGATGTCCAGCCTTATGTTATTGGCAGTTTCTTGGGCAGTGGCGTTGGAGAATATCTGGAGTCGTTCGGGTATACCCTGGATTACGCGTCCCGTAATGAGCTTAATATTGCGAAGTTACAAAAGCGAAGAATCGATCTCTGGGCATCCGATGTGTTGTCCGCGACCTATCTGGCTCGTGAAAACAATGTCAAACTCAATGATCCGGAGCTAATTTTCTTCACCACTGTGCGGGCTATGGCGTGTAATCTCGATACGGATGCCACATTAATTGATCACCTTCAGGTTGTGCTAACCGGCATGTATCGGGACGGTACAGTCGATAAGTTGACCAAATCCGCACAGGCACCGCGTTGA
- a CDS encoding sensor domain-containing protein, whose product MPLNSLLEIVDHIRAWLKNTWIISSAILIMLLLCFLFWSQHYLVRKADLEYFRIQDKLDFALSATGSPIDKTPTGLTRFFMNYSGRITVAAPEWLMDVDASKTRLFEHSRSLLSNKSLDTRQTLSNPQFGLFFLPDLVTRRIAPHVIIPREHHFEVLALRDAFLPGARPEQHEISLLNLVDRNGLIIFSSIPSEMGANSNDALFSLKSGRIYFLSSNSLDTLNDLRLVVYEDITYGVFALTIIVLMFLTSLVLTNQRIQAIFSNLFKLRDELDQIASATYHMGRNQFREGITLKTNISSGISTLDSSLEKLSALKPTYQENVRVVSLLEWLISSCLKLVTGIHEKEEQFRLLTRLSPVGVFFASSGGVIRYVNQRMCDILDVPEEKLIGQRWESFIHHKDRSRYIEARNGNQEVTKQQVRCIKPDGTEIHVMSEEVFQVDSLKRFTGIIGAVTDITEIKRAETALQESEARWQFALEGSGSGVWDWNIRTGETFYSAQWNHILGYDADEIEQDIKQWKQRIHPDDLEEVDEHLNRHLNGETALYKSEHRILCKNGEYKWVLDRGQVIERRKDGQPVRMIGTHSDITERKSNEEKIQHLAYHDSLTNLPNRAFLQEELHYLLSQLKRYGTQSALLFLDIDHFKMVNDSLGHLIGDLMLKEVALRLRESIREGDFLVRLGGDEFVILLGNPHQDLNVVSERARKVALKILHAFNTPFTFEGQKIMSGTSIGIVIFPEDGQSAEEILKHADTAMYEAKKDGRNTMHFYRQELAEAVKKRVYLESALRIAIANNELTLNFQPKVSLKSNEIVGAEALVRWTHEDKPISPAEFIPVAEESGLILKLGDWVFEQACLQMQRWKKDERFKTLRYIAVNVSPLQFNQRDFVDRVSQIVSTTGIDPQAVEIELTEGVFMENVERSKQKMSELKAKGLRFAVDDFGTGYSSLVYLKQLPVDILKVDQAFVRDLAVDPNDASIVRTVLAMAQSLGMEAVAEGVESQDHIDFLKAEGCQYFQGYYFSKPLSEEEFTRLVEKHNLETQNPTETC is encoded by the coding sequence ATGCCGTTAAACAGTTTACTGGAAATTGTCGACCACATTCGCGCGTGGCTCAAAAATACCTGGATCATCTCCAGTGCAATACTGATCATGCTGTTGCTATGCTTTCTCTTTTGGTCCCAACATTATCTCGTGCGCAAAGCAGACCTCGAATACTTCCGCATCCAGGACAAACTTGACTTTGCACTCTCGGCAACCGGTTCCCCAATCGATAAAACACCCACTGGATTAACTCGTTTTTTTATGAACTATTCGGGCAGGATTACGGTCGCCGCCCCGGAATGGCTAATGGATGTCGATGCCTCAAAAACACGGCTTTTTGAACACAGTAGAAGTCTGTTGTCCAACAAATCGCTGGATACTCGCCAAACCCTGAGCAACCCTCAATTTGGCTTGTTTTTCCTGCCCGATTTAGTCACCCGGCGCATTGCGCCACACGTCATTATCCCACGAGAGCATCATTTCGAAGTGCTTGCCCTGAGGGATGCATTTTTACCAGGAGCCAGGCCGGAACAACATGAAATATCCCTGCTCAATTTAGTCGATCGCAACGGTTTAATCATATTCTCCTCTATTCCCTCGGAAATGGGGGCGAACAGTAATGATGCACTATTCAGTTTGAAGTCAGGCCGAATTTATTTTCTGAGTTCAAATTCTCTGGATACGCTGAACGACTTACGCCTCGTCGTTTATGAAGATATCACTTACGGCGTATTTGCATTAACGATCATTGTACTGATGTTTCTGACTTCCCTCGTGCTGACCAACCAGCGGATACAAGCTATCTTCAGCAATCTGTTCAAGCTACGAGACGAACTTGATCAGATCGCATCAGCCACCTACCACATGGGGCGCAACCAGTTTCGCGAAGGCATCACACTCAAAACCAACATCAGCAGCGGTATCAGTACACTGGACAGTAGTTTGGAAAAGCTGTCCGCACTGAAGCCGACCTACCAAGAGAATGTGCGCGTAGTTTCACTGCTGGAATGGCTGATCTCCAGCTGTCTCAAACTGGTTACCGGTATACATGAAAAAGAAGAGCAATTCCGGCTATTGACACGTCTGTCACCGGTTGGCGTTTTCTTTGCTTCCTCTGGTGGCGTCATTCGTTACGTGAACCAGCGGATGTGCGATATTCTCGATGTCCCCGAGGAAAAATTGATCGGACAACGATGGGAATCATTCATTCATCACAAAGATCGCAGCCGTTACATCGAAGCCCGGAATGGTAACCAAGAGGTCACCAAACAGCAGGTCCGCTGCATAAAACCCGATGGCACTGAAATACATGTCATGAGTGAAGAAGTCTTCCAGGTAGACAGCCTGAAGCGTTTCACCGGTATTATCGGCGCGGTCACAGATATTACCGAAATCAAACGGGCGGAAACTGCACTTCAGGAAAGTGAAGCCCGCTGGCAATTCGCACTGGAAGGAAGCGGGAGCGGCGTTTGGGACTGGAATATTCGCACGGGTGAGACGTTTTATTCCGCACAATGGAATCACATTCTTGGCTACGACGCGGATGAAATCGAGCAGGATATCAAACAATGGAAACAGCGCATTCACCCTGATGATCTAGAAGAGGTTGATGAACACCTGAATCGACATTTGAACGGCGAAACTGCGCTGTACAAAAGCGAGCATCGTATTCTGTGCAAAAACGGGGAATACAAATGGGTTCTGGATCGAGGTCAAGTCATCGAGCGCAGGAAAGATGGCCAGCCAGTGCGGATGATTGGTACCCACTCTGATATCACCGAACGAAAATCGAACGAAGAAAAGATTCAACATCTGGCCTACCATGATAGCTTGACCAATCTCCCCAACCGGGCATTCCTGCAGGAGGAGTTACATTATCTGCTGTCTCAATTGAAGCGCTACGGCACGCAATCCGCACTCCTGTTTTTGGATATTGATCATTTTAAAATGGTAAACGACTCATTAGGACATCTGATCGGAGATTTGATGCTCAAAGAGGTTGCCCTGCGACTGCGGGAAAGTATCCGTGAGGGGGATTTTCTTGTACGTCTGGGGGGTGACGAGTTTGTAATCCTACTGGGCAACCCTCATCAAGACCTCAATGTGGTCAGCGAGCGCGCTCGAAAAGTCGCGCTGAAAATCCTGCACGCTTTCAATACGCCGTTTACCTTTGAAGGGCAAAAGATCATGAGCGGCACCAGTATTGGTATCGTGATATTCCCCGAGGATGGCCAATCGGCAGAAGAAATCCTGAAGCATGCTGACACAGCAATGTATGAAGCCAAAAAAGACGGTAGAAATACGATGCATTTCTACCGGCAGGAATTGGCAGAAGCCGTCAAGAAACGTGTGTATCTCGAAAGTGCCCTTCGCATTGCAATCGCAAATAACGAATTAACCCTTAACTTCCAACCCAAGGTCAGCTTGAAGTCCAATGAAATTGTCGGTGCGGAAGCACTCGTTCGATGGACCCACGAAGACAAACCGATCTCGCCTGCTGAATTTATTCCCGTTGCGGAAGAGAGCGGTCTGATTTTGAAGTTGGGTGACTGGGTGTTTGAGCAAGCCTGCCTGCAAATGCAACGCTGGAAAAAAGACGAGCGCTTCAAAACCCTTCGTTATATCGCGGTCAATGTCAGCCCGCTACAGTTCAATCAACGGGACTTTGTTGACCGGGTCAGCCAGATCGTGAGCACCACCGGCATTGACCCTCAAGCGGTCGAAATCGAGCTAACCGAAGGGGTATTCATGGAAAATGTCGAGCGCTCAAAACAGAAAATGAGCGAGCTCAAAGCCAAAGGCCTTCGTTTCGCGGTGGACGATTTTGGCACTGGCTATTCTTCACTGGTTTATCTGAAACAGCTTCCGGTGGATATACTGAAAGTCGATCAGGCTTTTGTACGTGACCTGGCTGTAGACCCCAACGATGCATCCATCGTACGAACCGTACTGGCGATGGCGCAAAGTCTGGGAATGGAGGCGGTAGCAGAAGGGGTAGAATCGCAGGATCATATTGACTTTTTGAAGGCTGAAGGCTGCCAGTATTTCCAAGGCTACTACTTCAGCAAACCGCTTTCCGAAGAAGAATTTACCCGCTTAGTGGAAAAGCATAATCTTGAGACCCAAAATCCAACGGAAACCTGTTAA
- a CDS encoding cysteine protease StiP family protein translates to MTLLTGSYAAEDCQFLLQAVDVPMLSVEEKEQQLQKGGRHYSEILSAESAPSEQYLQLFHRLMQQYKAPMAQQIANLAAMVRDFKGAEVTIVSLARAGTPVGVMLTRALRYYYPECEVRHYSISIVRDKGIDTEALHYLKKQNISPDSILFVDGWTAKGVITRELKAAVYHWNQENPDFTLQDQLCVISDIGGTADLVATHEDYAIPSGILNSTVSGLISRSLLLPEISGFHQCAIYGHLAKDDLSNWFVDQISVLFGQLAPETIDLKPSNRAAQAKLMANYVARVMREHQVGDINKVKPGIAEATRVMLRRIPRLLIVKNKDSADVAHLLELALEKQVPVLEDATMPLNATALIANVV, encoded by the coding sequence ATGACGTTACTCACCGGCAGTTACGCCGCAGAGGACTGCCAATTCTTGCTCCAGGCAGTGGATGTCCCCATGCTTTCCGTTGAGGAAAAAGAACAGCAGCTGCAAAAGGGAGGTCGGCATTATTCAGAAATCCTATCCGCAGAGTCTGCACCGTCCGAGCAATATTTGCAGTTATTCCATCGCCTGATGCAGCAGTACAAAGCACCAATGGCTCAACAAATTGCCAATTTAGCCGCCATGGTACGCGACTTCAAAGGAGCAGAAGTCACCATTGTGTCCCTGGCCCGAGCAGGAACACCAGTCGGGGTCATGTTGACCCGGGCCCTGCGGTACTACTATCCAGAGTGCGAGGTCAGACACTATTCCATCTCGATTGTCCGCGACAAAGGGATAGACACAGAAGCCTTGCACTACCTGAAAAAACAGAATATTTCACCTGACAGTATTCTGTTTGTTGATGGTTGGACTGCCAAAGGGGTGATTACCCGGGAACTTAAAGCCGCCGTTTACCATTGGAACCAGGAAAACCCGGATTTCACATTACAGGATCAACTTTGTGTCATATCCGATATTGGCGGCACTGCCGATTTGGTCGCGACACATGAAGATTACGCGATTCCATCGGGGATATTGAACAGCACGGTTTCCGGGTTGATTTCCAGATCACTCTTACTGCCCGAAATTTCAGGTTTCCATCAATGTGCGATCTATGGTCATTTAGCCAAAGATGACCTGAGCAACTGGTTTGTAGATCAGATTAGTGTTCTGTTCGGGCAATTAGCACCTGAGACAATCGACCTGAAGCCATCAAATCGCGCAGCACAAGCCAAGTTAATGGCAAACTACGTGGCTCGGGTCATGAGAGAACATCAAGTCGGAGATATCAACAAGGTCAAGCCGGGTATTGCAGAAGCAACCCGAGTGATGCTGAGACGTATTCCCCGATTGTTAATCGTAAAAAACAAAGACAGCGCCGACGTAGCACATTTGCTGGAGCTTGCACTCGAAAAACAGGTTCCGGTTTTGGAAGACGCCACCATGCCACTGAATGCAACGGCTCTTATTGCCAATGTCGTTTGA
- a CDS encoding HAD family hydrolase, translating into MTIVVFSDIDDTLMQTRRKCDSENRLQVGATDKTGEPLSFTTTQQRMLLDLLQHHEFIPVTGRNKAALDRVNLEFKSYKVIDHGALVLDKNDQIDPEWRAMLDQQIQYWSAGLEAYCAQVLQLIDIEKLQLRCRVISDFEYPCYISIKGDPAHMLALDEISCKFQNEQAGARVHINGQNMALLPPYASKENAVLFLQERYRTEHQDILFLALGDSHSDVPFMKTCHFKMIPQQSQIARELKTV; encoded by the coding sequence ATGACTATTGTTGTCTTTTCGGATATCGACGACACGCTCATGCAAACCCGACGTAAATGCGACAGCGAAAACAGGCTTCAAGTCGGTGCAACAGATAAAACAGGCGAACCGCTTTCGTTCACGACAACACAGCAGCGCATGCTGTTGGATCTACTGCAACACCATGAATTTATTCCCGTTACCGGCCGCAACAAAGCGGCGCTGGATCGCGTAAACCTCGAATTCAAGAGCTATAAAGTCATCGACCATGGCGCACTGGTGCTGGATAAAAATGATCAAATCGACCCGGAATGGCGGGCGATGCTGGATCAACAAATACAATATTGGTCGGCAGGACTGGAAGCGTATTGCGCACAAGTGCTACAGCTTATCGACATTGAGAAATTACAGCTGCGCTGCCGGGTCATTAGCGATTTTGAATACCCCTGCTATATCTCGATAAAAGGCGACCCCGCACACATGCTCGCGCTCGATGAAATTTCCTGCAAGTTTCAAAACGAGCAGGCTGGTGCACGAGTTCACATCAATGGCCAGAATATGGCGCTACTCCCCCCTTATGCCAGCAAAGAAAACGCGGTTCTGTTTTTACAGGAACGTTACCGCACAGAACATCAAGACATCCTGTTTCTCGCGCTGGGGGACAGCCATTCCGACGTGCCGTTTATGAAAACCTGCCACTTTAAAATGATCCCCCAACAAAGCCAGATTGCCCGGGAGTTAAAAACAGTATGA
- a CDS encoding phosphoribosyltransferase domain-containing protein codes for MTDVHSIQLPAGELEITVFNALSPLEQLLTFGSRQNPKRKYLFISKILGKYIPCRPESMRDSYVKLANSIQPEIESSGPVWVMGVAETATALGAGVAQELQQLSESDVFYSHTTRYRLPSDVAFSITEVHSHAPAHIVYELETHFPCEAVQSVVLVDDEVSTGNTLRQLTEALQLRLPELRNVFWVSLVNWLSPKQKQAIQAGFPQVTLHFIELLSGAYRFEDNGAFNPGLPRNTAIDISNVENRDDTGRLGLWTNNGPQARFSTPAGHLIDPGNLHQNEKYVVIGTGEFTYFPFLFAETMEKQGLDVLFQSTARSPVLPGGPIKSKQSFLDEAHGAVFYLYNLPADRKAIMLYENQAQYEGCTLHAKINALTGILN; via the coding sequence ATGACAGATGTACACTCTATCCAGTTACCTGCAGGTGAACTGGAAATTACCGTTTTCAATGCCCTCAGCCCTCTAGAGCAATTACTGACATTCGGCTCACGCCAAAATCCCAAGCGGAAGTATCTGTTCATATCAAAAATACTTGGCAAATATATTCCCTGTCGGCCCGAATCCATGCGGGATTCGTACGTTAAACTGGCGAATTCCATACAACCCGAAATCGAATCAAGCGGCCCTGTCTGGGTTATGGGAGTGGCAGAAACGGCTACAGCGCTCGGCGCGGGGGTTGCTCAGGAACTCCAACAACTCAGTGAAAGTGACGTTTTCTACAGCCATACCACACGCTATCGATTACCCTCTGACGTTGCGTTTTCGATTACCGAGGTTCACAGCCATGCACCGGCTCACATTGTCTACGAACTGGAGACTCATTTTCCCTGTGAGGCAGTTCAAAGCGTGGTATTAGTTGATGACGAGGTCAGTACCGGGAACACGTTGAGGCAGCTCACAGAGGCACTTCAACTACGGTTACCCGAGTTGCGCAACGTGTTCTGGGTGAGCCTGGTCAACTGGCTCAGTCCCAAACAAAAGCAAGCTATACAGGCGGGCTTTCCTCAGGTCACATTGCATTTTATCGAACTCCTCAGTGGAGCCTATCGATTTGAAGACAACGGTGCTTTTAATCCCGGCCTGCCCAGAAACACTGCTATCGATATTTCGAATGTTGAAAACCGTGATGATACCGGCCGCCTCGGATTGTGGACAAACAACGGCCCACAAGCACGATTCTCAACGCCAGCAGGCCATCTAATTGACCCGGGTAACCTGCATCAGAATGAAAAATATGTTGTCATCGGTACCGGTGAATTCACTTATTTTCCCTTCCTGTTTGCAGAAACGATGGAGAAACAGGGGCTGGATGTACTCTTCCAATCAACCGCCAGATCCCCCGTGTTACCTGGTGGGCCCATAAAGTCTAAACAAAGCTTTCTCGATGAAGCCCATGGTGCGGTATTCTATCTTTACAACCTTCCTGCAGATCGCAAAGCGATAATGCTCTATGAAAATCAAGCACAATACGAGGGCTGTACACTACATGCCAAAATCAATGCGCTCACAGGAATACTGAACTAA
- a CDS encoding TerD family protein, translating to MGVSLQKGGNVSLEKVAPGMTKCNVGLGWDARATDGADFDLDASAFMLGADGKVRGDTDFIFYNQLKSTCGSVEHTGDNLTGEGEGDDEMVKIDLAAVPAEIQKIVFGVTIHDAESRSQNFGQVSNAFIRIVNQDNNEEVARYDLSEDYSTETALLFGELYRHNGEWKFKAVGQGYAGGLKPMAQQFGVNVG from the coding sequence ATGGGTGTTTCATTACAAAAAGGTGGCAACGTATCTCTGGAGAAAGTCGCCCCGGGTATGACCAAATGTAACGTAGGTTTGGGCTGGGATGCCAGAGCAACTGATGGCGCAGATTTTGACCTGGATGCTTCTGCATTCATGTTGGGCGCAGACGGCAAGGTACGTGGCGATACAGACTTTATTTTCTACAATCAACTGAAATCCACCTGCGGCAGCGTTGAACACACCGGTGACAACCTGACGGGAGAAGGTGAAGGCGATGACGAAATGGTCAAGATTGACCTTGCGGCCGTCCCTGCTGAAATTCAAAAGATTGTTTTTGGTGTAACCATTCACGACGCGGAATCACGTAGCCAGAACTTTGGCCAGGTCTCCAATGCCTTCATTCGTATTGTCAATCAGGATAACAACGAAGAAGTGGCCCGTTATGATCTGTCAGAAGACTACTCCACGGAAACCGCATTACTGTTCGGGGAACTCTACCGCCATAATGGTGAGTGGAAATTCAAAGCAGTAGGTCAAGGCTATGCAGGTGGCCTGAAGCCTATGGCCCAGCAGTTTGGTGTTAATGTAGGCTAA
- a CDS encoding TerD family protein, translating to MAISLEKGGRINLEKEAPGLTNLHVGLGWDTRVTDGTDFDLDASLLMVNAEGKALNEKSFIFYNNRRSDCGSIEHMGDNLTGAGEGDDEVIKISLPTIPASCERIVVAVTIHEAESRSQNFGQVENAFIRILNADTQEEVVRYDLSEDYSTQTSLIFAELYIKDGQWRFAAKGDGFAGGLAKLLETYGLA from the coding sequence GTGGCAATTTCACTTGAAAAAGGTGGCCGCATCAACCTCGAGAAAGAGGCACCCGGGTTAACTAACTTGCATGTCGGACTGGGCTGGGATACTCGCGTTACCGACGGAACAGATTTTGATCTCGACGCCTCATTGCTGATGGTCAACGCCGAAGGTAAAGCGCTGAATGAGAAATCATTCATTTTCTACAACAATCGTCGGTCCGATTGCGGCTCCATCGAACACATGGGTGATAATCTGACCGGTGCAGGTGAAGGCGATGATGAAGTCATCAAAATCAGCTTGCCCACGATTCCAGCCTCCTGTGAGCGCATTGTTGTTGCGGTAACGATTCACGAAGCGGAAAGCCGAAGCCAGAACTTCGGTCAGGTTGAAAATGCCTTCATTCGAATTCTGAATGCAGACACACAGGAAGAAGTGGTACGCTACGACCTATCTGAGGACTACTCGACTCAAACCTCGCTTATTTTCGCAGAGCTCTACATTAAAGATGGCCAGTGGCGATTTGCTGCCAAGGGTGATGGATTTGCCGGCGGCCTGGCCAAGCTGCTGGAAACGTACGGACTGGCCTAA
- a CDS encoding HAD family hydrolase produces MDRTTAIAVFDFDETIVFENSLGLLFQHATGSRTYFLHAIPAILSFLFTSQAYQSGAYYQLRKAIKQRLYRHCLQGRSMATLESAGKFAATKLTLNPGVVEHLKQHRQQGDYILIATASPWQYVEAILSAQNIPFDKVIGTELSIASSASDNAALRGQINGEECSRDHKWQRIQETLIGAGFKPESLTAFGNDPDDIPMLRQATLGYIVSGTDITAYQGN; encoded by the coding sequence ATGGACCGAACGACAGCGATCGCTGTTTTTGATTTCGATGAAACCATCGTTTTCGAAAACAGTCTCGGCTTACTTTTTCAGCACGCAACAGGCTCACGCACCTATTTTTTACACGCTATCCCTGCGATATTGAGTTTTCTGTTCACTTCCCAGGCTTACCAATCCGGTGCTTACTACCAACTCCGAAAGGCAATCAAGCAACGCCTTTACAGACACTGCCTTCAGGGGCGCTCGATGGCCACGTTGGAATCAGCAGGCAAATTTGCTGCAACAAAGCTGACGTTGAACCCCGGCGTCGTTGAACACTTGAAACAACATCGGCAGCAGGGTGACTATATTCTCATTGCCACCGCCTCGCCCTGGCAATATGTCGAAGCCATACTCAGCGCACAAAACATCCCGTTTGACAAAGTCATCGGCACCGAATTAAGTATTGCAAGCAGTGCATCAGACAATGCTGCACTTCGGGGGCAAATTAACGGCGAAGAGTGTTCGCGAGACCATAAATGGCAACGCATCCAGGAGACCCTCATAGGGGCAGGTTTCAAGCCCGAATCGCTCACCGCATTCGGAAATGATCCGGATGATATTCCCATGTTACGCCAGGCAACACTGGGCTATATTGTTTCGGGAACAGATATCACCGCGTACCAGGGTAATTAA